Genomic DNA from Prunus persica cultivar Lovell chromosome G1, Prunus_persica_NCBIv2, whole genome shotgun sequence:
TGATTCCTTTTTACAATATTTAAGTGCCAAAATCATCTTTGGTTTTTATCAGTGTAATGCAAAGTTTAGGATCACTGATACGAGAATTTATAAACACTCTTTTTCTATCACACGTGTGGTCAGATATGGAGCTAATCGATTCACATGGATTTACATAGTGCACcactatattatttatatttaaatatatttccattAGAGTTTTCAGAAGTTTACAAAATCGTAGTGGGATTCTGAGATTTTGATTCAGCAATTTTGGATAAATGTTGAACTAATACATTCAAATCTTATTCAATCCCAAGCTCTGTAGTCATAATGAATAAGATGGTAGTTCAATTTAATCTTGCAGCGGCCTAATAAATCTTACTTTTGcacaattttgagttttaacTATCAGGTATGAAGGAATGTTAATCAGAAAAATTGTTGACGAGATCACCAGAAAACTGAAGAGCACATGCGTAGACGTAGTCACCGAACAAGTAGAATTAGATTCAAGCATTCAAGAAATCAGTAATGATTTAAAGGTTCATGTTGGAAAAGATTCTCGATTGCAAGAAATCAGTGCTCGTTTAGATATTGGAGGCCCAAAATATGCTCACATTCAACCCCAGGGCCCACGGCCCACTGCTTTCAAAGTCAACAAAGCGTCGGTCAAGATAAAGAAGCGACCACCTCATGCAGTTGTGAAATGCTGCCGGACTGTGGTCATCCAAGCCAATCCTAGTGAGTTCAAGTCCTTAGTCCAACGCTTTACCAGCACTTCCTCTTCACCGTCCTCCGGTGATGGCGGCCTCTCACCAGCCGCAAGACTCGCCTCCATCAACAAAACAACCCTTCATTCTTCTTCCACTTCAGATCACAAGAAGCCTTTGATTCCCACCATTTCTTCTCATGACGAAGACTTTATGGGAAGTATTTGTAATAATCTTAAAGATCTAGGAagaggagaaggaggaggaggatccCTGCAAATTGATGAAACGCGTCACTTTCCAGGCTTATTGTCTCCTGCCCCAGCCAGTTTGCCGTCTATCCCACATGGGTTTTTCTCTCATCAGCATGACGGCGCCCTTATGCCATCTCCAACTGGAGCAGGCCAAATCCAAAAATTGAGTTCTAGCCCATATTGTTTACTGGCCAGGCCAAAATTTCCCCCAAGCCCAAGATAAAGCGGAATATAGCCTGAGATTCCAGTCGCACTCAAAATGGTGGAGCCGACGATCGGATGCTGAGCGAGCAGCCAACGTGAAAATGAAGCTTAAGATGGACCCCAGCTGATAGCTGCTATTGAAGGCAAGCTGCTGTAAGCTATCCAACGGCTTGATTGGAAttgctttttaattttttcaattaaacGGCAAACATGATTATATATCCAACAACTGTAGTGCAATCTCatttgttgatgctcaaaatggttaGGCCAAGGTTGAacccaacttagtgatgaggtATGTGATCAATGGTACAGATGAGTGGGGCTTGTGTGCTGGGTTGGTCCAAGAATTCAATGTGGATGTGGCGACCTATGCCCTGCTCCAAGGCGGATGCTAACCTGGCCAACGCATCAGCATGGCTGTTCTCAGAGCGTGGCACCTGGTTTATAGAATGGGCGTGGAAGGTTGCAAGCAAGTGCCGGGTGTGCTGGAGGTAAGCTGTCATAGAGGCATCCTTGGCCGTGAAGTCCTGGTTGACCTGATGGACGACGAGCTGTGAATCGCTGAATATCTGAATTTGTTTGGCGTCCATCTCTTTGGCTAGTCGAAGACCAGCTAAGAGTGCTTCATATTCGGCCTCATTGTTGGaggcttggaatttgaagcgGAGGGCGTACTCAAGGGTAACCCTGTCTGGGGAGATGAGAACGAGGCCGACCCCACACCCCTGGGCATTAGAAGAGCCATTCACAAATAAAGTCCATAGGGGCTGGGTCAAGTTGAAAGTGCCTTTGTGGGCGGTGTGGTCTTGGCCCGGAGGGGGATTGGGTTCGTTGACGAGCTGGGTAGCTACTGAAGTTTGGGGTTCCGTGAATTCGGATAAGAAGTCAGCAACGGCCTGGCCCTTTGTAGTTGGGCGGGGTTTGTAGTGAATATCAAACTCACCAAGTTCAATGGCCTACTTAAGCAACCTCCCAGAGGTGTCTGGTTTCTGCAACACTTGTCGGAGTGGCTGGTTGGTTAAGACATGGATGATGTGAGCTTGAAAATATGGTCGGAGGCGTCTAGCCGAGACGACCAGGGCGAACGCCAGTTTTTCAATGTCTGGGTACAGGGCCTCGACATCTTGCAATGCTTTACTAACATAATGCATTGGGTGCTCCGCGTTATCCCTTGGTCGGATAAGCACAGAGCTTACTGCTGAAACGGAGACGGAGAGATAAATTACGAGGATGTCTCCGTGCTCAGGGGTTGACAATAAAGGGGCCCGGCCCATATACTCCTTGAGCTTGCTGAAAGCCGTGTCACATTTAGCAATCCAGGTGATGCTTCGCTTGCTGCCCTTAAGTGCCTTGAAGAATGGGGCGCAGCGGTCAGTGGCCTTGGAGATAAATTTGGTCAGGGTTGCAACACGCCCTGTAAGGCTTTGGATATCTTTGACCGTCTTAGGTATTGTCATGTCTAAGATGGCCTGGATCTTTTCTAAATTGGCCTCAATACCCCTCTGGCTGATCATGAAGCCAATGAATTTATCGGAAGCCACCCCGAATgcacatttggtggggttgaGCCTTATTTTGTACTGCTTCAAGATGGTGAACATGGCAGAGAGGTTAGGGATGTGTTGGTCAGCTGTGCGACTCTTGACCagcatgtcatcaacatatactTCCATGGTGTTGCCAATCAGTGGGGCGAAGAGGCTGTTCACCAGACGCTGATAAGTAGCCCCGGCGTTCTTGAGGCCAAAGGGCATCACCTTATAGCAGTAGAGGCCACGATCCGTAATGAAGGAGGTGTGGGCTTGATCTTCGGGGTGCATAAAGATCTGGTTGTAACCTGAGtaagcatccatgaagctaAGAAGGGCGTGGCCAGCTGTGGCGTCGACTAGCTGGTCAATGCGGGGTAGGGGGAAGCTATCTTTTGGGCAGGCCCGATTAAGGTTGGTGTAATCTACACACATGTGCCAGCCCTTTCTTGGTTTACGGACCATCACTACATTAGCCAGCCATGTAGGGTAGTCAACTTCCCTGATGAATCCGATACTACGCAATCGATTCACCTCTGCCCTCATGGCCTCATAGCGCTCGGGGTCGTAAGCGCGATGCTTCTGTCGGACTGGTCGAACGGCTAGATTGACGCTGAGCCTATGGGATATGATATCTGGTGatatgccaggcatgtcattGTAGGACCATGCGAAGACTTCGGAGTTGAGGCGGAGGAAGGCGACGAGGTCAGAACGAAGCTCTTGAGAGATGGAGGTGCCGATCCGGACTTGCCGATTCGGGATGTCGTCATGAAGAGTAACCAGCTCTAGGTCTTCTACAGGTTCAGCCTGCTGTGTGACAGACTCCTCCCTTAGGTCCTCAGGTCATTCTGTGCCAGCTTGAGGAGGGGCGGGAGCCTTGGTTACTGCGAGGGCCTCACGACTATGTTGGCGATTTGTGGATTTGACTGCTGAAGCATAGCAGCTTCGGGCACCGAGTTGATCGCCGTGCACCATGCCTGTGCCATTAGGCGTAGGGAACTTCAGCAGCAGCATATGTGTGGAAATAAAAGCCCTCATTTGGGCCAAGACGGGGCGTCCAAGGATGACGTTGTATGCTGTGGGATAGTCAATGATAAGGAAGGGGGTAGTGATCGTCGCCCGCCGGGGTGCGGCCCCAATAGATATAGGGAGATGAATGCTGCCAATGGGCTAGACCACATCACCTGAGAAGCTCACAAGGGGTGTGATGCTTCGGTCGAGTAAGTGAGACGGGACCTGGAGCTCATTGAAAGCGTCAGCAAACATCACACTGACTGAGCTGCCAGTGTCCACTAAGATACGCCCAACGTCGAAATTAGAAATGTCCGCACGGATAATGAGTGGATCATCATTGGGGAGGATAACACCACGCTCTTCCTCATCGCAGAAGGTAATGGGGGCCCAACCCAACTTTTGGGTCTTCGGCAGGCGTCCCTATTCGGTGCTGAAGACTTGGTGCGCATAGGTGGAGCggacataatgtttgatggACTTGTTGGAGGTGCCGGCCAGGGTAGGACCACCACTGATGGTGGAGATCATGTTGATCTGTCTTTGGTGAGGGTTAGGCGGGGGTGCTAGGTTGTGCACGTAGTTGTCCAGCTTTCCCTCACGGATAAGCCATTCAATTATGTTGTGCAACGCAACACAAGATTCGGTGTCATGGCCGTTGAATTGATGAAAGCGGCAGAAGACACCCTTGTTTGGCATAGGCTTGCTAAATGGTCTCCAGGGGGTGGCTTGGGGATGATAGGGGCTTCACGCACTAGGACATTCTCATAGGTGGTGTTGAGGGTGGTAAAAACCTCGAACCTAGGCCTGGGTGTGAAGGGAAGTGGGGCCCGATCAGTAGTCTTGGGAGGGTTGCCTCCACTAGATTGGTGGTGGTTGCCATGTTTGCCACGTTTGTTGTTGCTGAAGGGGTGCTGGTAGCTATCCTTCTGTTTTGGTTGTTGGGTACCCTAGGTACTTGGGGCTGGGGTAGAATGCTGAGGTGGGGCTGGGGCGGGCACTGAAGCAGGTGGAGGATCGGCGAAAGTGTGGCGCGCCAGGTTGGCTGGGCCACGCTTGGAATTGAAGTATTCGGCTTTAGCATGGAACGCTGCCTACTTCATTAGCTCTGTATATGTGTTCCAACTGTTGCTATGAACCAGGTAGCGGAAGTTGGATTCGCGGAGGCCACTCTTGAAAGCCCCAAGGGCAGCGCGATCGTCAGTCCCTGGGCAGCGGAAGTATTCGTGACTGAACAGGGCTGCATATTCCCGAAGGGATTCGTCCTCAGCCTGCCGAAGCATATACAAGTCGTCGGCGGAGGAGTATAGGCGATCAGTCTGGATCATAAAATGGTCCAGGAAGGTCTGCTTGAGACTGTCGAACGAGTTGATGGTGCGGGGGTGGAGTCTATAGAACCAGTTTAGGGCCACGCCGCTGAGGGTGGAAGGGAAGAGGAGGCACATGCCTTCGTCAGTGAGGGCTTTGCACCCAAGGGCAGACTGGAAGGAGTGGATATGGGTGAGAGGGTCCTCCGTGCCAGTGTAGAAGGCGATGCGGAGCGGCTGGATATCTTTCTCCTGGTGGTAGTGGAGGATACGTTCAGTAAAGGGCCCCGGTCGTGGTTTTGCCCAGAGGGGTTGATGGCTGCGATGTTGTTCGCTTTCCAGACGCCGGACCTTCTCAAAGAGAAGCCTCATGGCCGGGTTGGCATGAGGAAGAGTTTCGGGTGCTAAAGGCCTGGGGGGTGGGCAGACAGGGGCTGGGGAATGTTCCCAATCTTCCGATGCCTCGGTGTGGTAAGTTGGCCAGGCCTCTGAATTATAAAATTCCCAGCTATAAGAGTCCCCTACGCCCTCCTCGTCGGGTAAGCGGGCGGGCCCTGGTGAAGGGCCCAGGTGTGTCACTCGTGGGTCTTCGAGGTTAACAAGAACAGGGATCGGCTCCGGTTGACGGTCTGAAATACGGTCTCTGCAATCTCTGTAGATCCTGACCGGTTCATGAGGCCGGTCCTTCGGTGGGGGAATGCAAAGGAGTCGCGACTGAGTTAGCTCCGGATGAAGGTGGCCTTTACCCTTGCGGAGCCTAGATTGGGCCGGGGCGCTCTGGCTGGAATGTACTAGCTGATTTGGCTGGGTATGCTCAACATTCTGGGTGAGGTCTTGTTGGGCATCCTGGGTGTGAGTCCTCTCCCAGTTCCGCTTTAGAGCATGATAGTCATGCTCTAGCTCAACATTCCTGCAATGAAGATGCTTGTATTTCTCCGACATTTTAGTAATACTGTCGCGGAGGCGCTCCACTTCTGCCTGGAGAGTGGCATCTCCCGGAGATTTCCTTCGGGAAGTACCATCGCGGGGGGTATGGTGCTGGGTATCGCGGCTATCCTCGGTCGGCATAGCAGAGTGTGGGGTGAAGAAGAGGCGACGGGGCCTGATGGGTGAAGGAGCCAGCTGGGCTGATAGAGAAAGAGGGGATTCTAGTGTCgtttcccacagacggcgccaaactgttgatgctcaaaatggttaGGCCAAGGTTGAgcccaacttagtgatgaggtATGTGGAgtcttcagcagggaagaGGGCTaaggcccttggtgaaatagGCTGGTGGGGGGCCTGCAGAAGACAAAATGGGAGAAGCAATTGTTAAGCTTCGGGCACCAGTGTGGTGCCGgtcgaaggctctccgatgcctaagtcagctATAAGTGGTAACtgtggcagagtaacagtaaaagtcAGAAAGTAGTTCTCCTTTTttacctgggtactgttccctatttatagggaagtaAAAGTAggaggtttgcacaaagtttcaatgtgggactttgtgcaagtcgtCGTGGAGGCGACACGTatcctggagattaggtttggccATTGGGAGCTTCagcaggtgtctggc
This window encodes:
- the LOC18791421 gene encoding uncharacterized protein LOC18791421 codes for the protein MDTSIVDEASSPSSSSCSSNDEMYDVFLSFIGVDSRKTFMDHLYWTLKDARVDVFIAENKLRGPKLMQAIEQSRIAVIIFSSGYAFSIGCLQELEKIMECRRTLGQMVLPIFYHVDPKNVGKQIDSFPVNHHGVKDWEEMMRSWRKSLIEATNLSGLVYMKSEGYEGMLIRKIVDEITRKLKSTCVDVVTEQVELDSSIQEISNDLKVHVGKDSRLQEISARLDIGGPKYAHIQPQGPRPTAFKVNKASVKIKKRPPHAVVKCCRTVVIQANPSEFKSLVQRFTSTSSSPSSGDGGLSPAARLASINKTTLHSSSTSDHKKPLIPTISSHDEDFMGSICNNLKDLGRGEGGGGSLQIDETRHFPGLLSPAPASLPSIPHGFFSHQHDGALMPSPTGAGQIQKLSSSPYCLLARPKFPPSPR